A stretch of the Massilia varians genome encodes the following:
- the rplE gene encoding 50S ribosomal protein L5 yields the protein MARLQQIYKDKIVAELTEKFGYKSVMEVPRLTKITLNMGLSEAVADKKVIEHATGDLTKIAGQKPVVTKARKAIAGFKIREGYPIGTMVTLRGNRMYEFLDRFITVALPRVRDFRGVNGKSFDGRGNYNIGVKEQIIFPEIDYDKIDALRGMNISITTTAKTDEEAKALLAAFKFPFRN from the coding sequence ATGGCCCGTCTCCAACAAATTTACAAAGACAAGATCGTCGCCGAACTGACCGAGAAATTCGGCTACAAGTCGGTGATGGAAGTCCCGCGCCTGACCAAGATCACCCTGAACATGGGTCTGTCGGAAGCAGTCGCCGACAAGAAAGTCATCGAGCACGCCACTGGCGACCTGACCAAGATCGCCGGCCAGAAGCCGGTCGTCACCAAGGCACGCAAGGCAATCGCAGGCTTCAAGATCCGCGAAGGCTACCCGATCGGCACGATGGTCACCCTGCGTGGCAATCGCATGTACGAATTCCTGGACCGCTTCATCACCGTGGCCCTGCCGCGCGTGCGTGACTTCCGTGGTGTCAACGGCAAATCCTTCGATGGCCGTGGCAACTACAACATCGGCGTCAAAGAGCAGATCATCTTCCCGGAAATCGATTACGACAAGATCGATGCGCTGCGTGGCATGAACATCTCGATCACCACCACCGCTAAGACCGACGAAGAAGCCAAAGCGCTGCTCGCCGCCTTCAAATTCCCGTTCAGGAACTAA
- the rpsN gene encoding 30S ribosomal protein S14 yields the protein MAKLALINREQKRADLVEKFAAKRAALKAIIDDQSKSEEERYEARLKLQALPRNSAPTRQRNRCAMTGRPRGTFRKFGLARTKLREFAMKGEIPGMTKASW from the coding sequence ATGGCAAAACTTGCACTGATTAACCGCGAACAGAAGCGTGCAGACCTGGTGGAGAAATTCGCCGCAAAGCGTGCAGCTCTGAAAGCAATCATCGACGACCAGTCGAAGTCGGAAGAAGAACGTTACGAAGCGCGCCTGAAGCTGCAGGCTCTGCCGCGCAACTCGGCCCCGACCCGCCAGCGTAACCGCTGCGCCATGACCGGCCGTCCACGTGGCACTTTCCGTAAATTCGGTCTGGCCCGTACCAAACTCCGCGAATTCGCCATGAAAGGCGAAATCCCGGGTATGACCAAAGCTAGCTGGTAA
- the rpsH gene encoding 30S ribosomal protein S8, with amino-acid sequence MSMSDPIADMLTRIRNAQTVSKTTVNMPSSKVKVAIANVLKDEGYIEDFAVTTEGGKAELKIGLKYYTGRPVIERIERVSRPGLRVYKGKNEIPSVMNGLGVAIVSTPQGVMTDRKARATGVGGEVLCYVA; translated from the coding sequence ATGAGTATGAGCGATCCTATCGCCGATATGCTGACCCGCATCCGCAACGCACAGACCGTTTCGAAGACCACCGTCAACATGCCGTCGTCGAAAGTCAAAGTTGCGATCGCCAACGTCCTGAAGGACGAGGGTTACATCGAAGATTTCGCCGTGACCACCGAAGGTGGCAAGGCTGAACTGAAAATCGGTTTGAAGTATTACACCGGCCGTCCGGTCATCGAGCGCATCGAGCGCGTGTCCCGTCCTGGCCTGCGCGTCTACAAAGGCAAGAACGAGATCCCGTCGGTCATGAACGGCCTGGGCGTGGCAATCGTCTCGACCCCGCAGGGCGTGATGACCGATCGCAAGGCACGTGCTACCGGTGTCGGTGGCGAAGTGCTGTGCTACGTGGCTTAA
- the rplF gene encoding 50S ribosomal protein L6: MSRVAKMPIAVPAGTDVAITASSITVKGPLGTLTQSLNGLVKVENNNGTLTFNVVDDSRESNAMSGTLRALVNNMVTGVTKGFERKLNLVGVGYKAAVQGNALNLSLGFSHPVLHAMPEGVTATTPTPTEIVIKGIDRQKVGQTAAEVRAYRAPEPYKGKGVRYSDEVVKLKETKKK; encoded by the coding sequence ATGTCTCGAGTAGCTAAGATGCCAATCGCCGTCCCGGCAGGTACCGATGTCGCGATCACCGCGTCGTCGATCACCGTCAAGGGCCCGCTCGGCACCCTGACCCAGTCCCTGAACGGCCTGGTCAAAGTGGAAAACAACAACGGCACGCTGACCTTCAACGTGGTGGACGATTCCCGTGAATCGAACGCCATGTCGGGCACCCTGCGCGCCCTGGTTAACAACATGGTTACCGGCGTCACCAAGGGCTTCGAGCGCAAGCTGAACCTGGTGGGCGTGGGCTACAAGGCAGCTGTGCAGGGCAACGCCCTGAACCTGTCGCTGGGCTTCTCGCACCCGGTGCTGCACGCGATGCCGGAAGGCGTCACCGCGACCACCCCGACCCCGACCGAAATCGTGATCAAGGGTATCGATCGCCAGAAGGTCGGCCAGACGGCCGCTGAAGTGCGCGCTTACCGCGCTCCTGAGCCTTACAAGGGCAAGGGCGTCCGTTATTCGGACGAAGTGGTGAAGCTTAAAGAAACCAAGAAGAAATAA